In the genome of Tripterygium wilfordii isolate XIE 37 chromosome 19, ASM1340144v1, whole genome shotgun sequence, one region contains:
- the LOC119986071 gene encoding uncharacterized protein LOC119986071 has protein sequence MEDHSTNPSIMEPRPQHPLHQIAETPTHKLLLKQWLKEEELILNRISLKETQIDSVRNEVTQLYIFFFLFHSLTLLLLFSSSSRDPISCSRSWIPSLILVLCSLGMIWAVRYKSETESHLEKLLEREKEDAKLLGKCVEELKKKGLEFDLLKEVDALRRAKSLRVEAKVVEKWSSRDFVTLFFFSVSCLVLGLMRVVLCN, from the coding sequence ATGGAAGATCATAGCACAAACCCATCAATCATGGAGCCAAGGCCCCAACACCCACTTCACCAAATCGCAGAAACACCCACTCACAAGCTCCTTCTCAAGCAATGGCTCAAAGAGGAAGAGCTAATCCTCAATAGAATCTCTCTCAAGGAAACCCAAATTGACTCGGTCCGCAATGAAGTCACGCAACTTtacatctttttcttcttattccaCTCCCTCACTCTGCTCCTCCTCTTCAGTTCCTCCTCCAGGGACCCGATTTCTTGCAGCAGATCATGGATTCCATCATTGATTCTGGTGCTCTGTTCTTTGGGAATGATATGGGCTGTTCGGTACAAGTCAGAGACCGAATCGCACTTGGAGAAGTTGTTGGAGAGGGAGAAGGAGGACGCGAAGCTGTTGGGGAAGTGTGTGGAGGAGTTGAAGAAGAAAGGATTAGAATTTGATTTGCTGAAGGAGGTCGATGCGCTTCGGAGGGCGAAGAGTCTGAGAGTAGAAGCGAAGGTTGTGGAGAAATGGTCTAGTAGAGACTTTGtgactctcttcttcttctctgtttcaTGTCTTGTTCTTGGATTGATGAGGGTTGTTTTGTGTAATTAG
- the LOC119985205 gene encoding uncharacterized protein LOC119985205 isoform X1 gives MHRSPNNLARERLKPCFLHMFLLPFQKSRSNHNIAMLDNDCSHIGSYSSHTFVEPTTERLTWDSHAFSHPLRKDSDNFGNSQKFIPGESYSILQSPSFQHWFKNWQEKRKHKLTASTFGGAIGFWPRRRVQLWLEKLGAIEPFSGNLATHWNNIKEDEALERYKLITGNTVLFPEFQVYHDSIPEHDWLAASPDGVVDQFVHDLPSRGVLEIKCPFFRGDMRQASPWKRIPVYYIPQAQGLMEILDRDWMDLYVWTLNGSSLFRLYRDADYWDVLRLALSDFWWKHVQPAREICSRSMITDPLNQLSYLRPEPKHELFRYIIYESQQIVDDSKLLMREIHGTLQN, from the exons ATGCATCGGAGCCCTAACAATCTTGCTCG AGAACGACTTAAACCTTGCTTCCTACATATGTTTTTGCTGCCATTTCAGAAGTCCAGAAGTAACCATAATATAGCTATGCTTGACAATGATTGCAGCCACATAGGGTCATATTCCAGCCATACTTTTGTTGAACCAACTACTGAAAGGCTCACCTGGGATAGTCATGCTTTCAGTCATCCTTTAAGAAAAGATTCAGACAATTTTGGGAATTCTCAAAAATTTATACCAGGCGAAAGTTATTCTATTCTTCAATCTCCTAGTTTTCAGCACTGGTTCAAAAATTGGCAAGAGAAAAGAAAGCACAAACTTACGGCAAGCACTTTTGGTGGGGCTATTGGTTTTTGGCCTCGCAGGAGGGTTCAGCTCTGGCTGGAGAAGCTTGGGGCGATCGAGCCATTTTCTGGTAATTTGGCCACACATTGGAACAACATCAAAGAAGACGAAGCACTTGAAAGGTACAAACTTATAACAGGAAACACAGTTTTATTTCCTGAATTTCAGGTCTATCATGATAGCATCCCGGAACATGATTGGCTAGCAGCTTCACCAGATGGGGTAGTTGACCAGTTTGTGCATGATTTGCCTTCCCGAGGAGTGCTAGAGATCAAGTGCCCATTTTTTCGTGGAGATATGAGGCAAGCTTCACCTTGGAAGCGGATTCCTGTTTATTATATTCCACAAGCTCAGGGTTTGATGGAAATACTGGACAGGGATTGGATGGATTTGTACGTTTGGACCCTTAATGGCAGTAGTCTTTTCAGGTTATATCGAGATGCAGATTACTGGGATGTCCTGAGATTGGCACTTTCTGATTTCTGGTGGAAGCATGTGCAGCCAGCAAGGGAAATCTGCAGCAGATCTATGATCACAGATCCCCTTAACCAGTTAAGTTATCTCAGGCCAGAACCTAAGCATGAGCTATTTCGCTATATCATCTATGAAAGTCAACAGATTGTTGATGACTCAAAGTTACTAATGCGTGAAATCCATGGAACGCTACAAAACTGA
- the LOC119985205 gene encoding uncharacterized protein LOC119985205 isoform X2: MFLLPFQKSRSNHNIAMLDNDCSHIGSYSSHTFVEPTTERLTWDSHAFSHPLRKDSDNFGNSQKFIPGESYSILQSPSFQHWFKNWQEKRKHKLTASTFGGAIGFWPRRRVQLWLEKLGAIEPFSGNLATHWNNIKEDEALERYKLITGNTVLFPEFQVYHDSIPEHDWLAASPDGVVDQFVHDLPSRGVLEIKCPFFRGDMRQASPWKRIPVYYIPQAQGLMEILDRDWMDLYVWTLNGSSLFRLYRDADYWDVLRLALSDFWWKHVQPAREICSRSMITDPLNQLSYLRPEPKHELFRYIIYESQQIVDDSKLLMREIHGTLQN; this comes from the coding sequence ATGTTTTTGCTGCCATTTCAGAAGTCCAGAAGTAACCATAATATAGCTATGCTTGACAATGATTGCAGCCACATAGGGTCATATTCCAGCCATACTTTTGTTGAACCAACTACTGAAAGGCTCACCTGGGATAGTCATGCTTTCAGTCATCCTTTAAGAAAAGATTCAGACAATTTTGGGAATTCTCAAAAATTTATACCAGGCGAAAGTTATTCTATTCTTCAATCTCCTAGTTTTCAGCACTGGTTCAAAAATTGGCAAGAGAAAAGAAAGCACAAACTTACGGCAAGCACTTTTGGTGGGGCTATTGGTTTTTGGCCTCGCAGGAGGGTTCAGCTCTGGCTGGAGAAGCTTGGGGCGATCGAGCCATTTTCTGGTAATTTGGCCACACATTGGAACAACATCAAAGAAGACGAAGCACTTGAAAGGTACAAACTTATAACAGGAAACACAGTTTTATTTCCTGAATTTCAGGTCTATCATGATAGCATCCCGGAACATGATTGGCTAGCAGCTTCACCAGATGGGGTAGTTGACCAGTTTGTGCATGATTTGCCTTCCCGAGGAGTGCTAGAGATCAAGTGCCCATTTTTTCGTGGAGATATGAGGCAAGCTTCACCTTGGAAGCGGATTCCTGTTTATTATATTCCACAAGCTCAGGGTTTGATGGAAATACTGGACAGGGATTGGATGGATTTGTACGTTTGGACCCTTAATGGCAGTAGTCTTTTCAGGTTATATCGAGATGCAGATTACTGGGATGTCCTGAGATTGGCACTTTCTGATTTCTGGTGGAAGCATGTGCAGCCAGCAAGGGAAATCTGCAGCAGATCTATGATCACAGATCCCCTTAACCAGTTAAGTTATCTCAGGCCAGAACCTAAGCATGAGCTATTTCGCTATATCATCTATGAAAGTCAACAGATTGTTGATGACTCAAAGTTACTAATGCGTGAAATCCATGGAACGCTACAAAACTGA